In Rhodospirillum rubrum ATCC 11170, a genomic segment contains:
- a CDS encoding iron transporter, giving the protein MKTLVSLAAAAALTLGVAASANAEEFQEFPIGEAKTINTLEVAAVYLKPIDMEPRGIDLPASQADIHLEADIHAAEANPNGFGAGEWVPYLTVSYRLENQDTGKVLTGNLMPMVAVDGPHYGANIKMPGTGNYKLSYNIDPPSRQGFGRHTDKASGVGPWFQSFAVDYEFKYVPLK; this is encoded by the coding sequence ATGAAGACCCTTGTTAGCCTAGCGGCCGCCGCCGCCCTTACGCTTGGTGTCGCGGCTTCGGCCAATGCCGAGGAATTCCAGGAATTCCCCATCGGCGAAGCCAAGACGATCAACACCTTGGAAGTCGCCGCGGTTTATCTGAAGCCGATCGACATGGAGCCGCGCGGCATCGATCTGCCCGCCTCCCAGGCCGATATCCATCTCGAAGCCGACATTCACGCCGCCGAAGCCAATCCCAACGGCTTTGGCGCCGGCGAATGGGTGCCTTACCTCACCGTTTCCTATCGCCTGGAAAACCAGGATACCGGCAAGGTTCTGACCGGCAATCTGATGCCGATGGTCGCCGTCGACGGGCCCCATTACGGCGCCAACATCAAGATGCCCGGCACCGGCAATTACAAGTTGAGCTACAACATCGACCCGCCGTCGCGTCAGGGCTTCGGCCGTCATACCGATAAGGCGAGCGGCGTCGGTCCGTGGTTCCAGTCTTTCGCCGTTGACTACGAATTCAAGTACGTCCCGCTGAAGTAG